One Bacteroidota bacterium DNA segment encodes these proteins:
- a CDS encoding alpha/beta hydrolase: MLALARPGYNKSRQCRTVNDIDTQTLVLTKLIEMNKWGKKEIVIGRSYGSPIAAMATAQHPEWQTIL, translated from the coding sequence ATGCTGGCACTCGCCAGGCCCGGTTATAATAAATCGCGACAATGTAGAACTGTAAACGATATTGATACCCAAACTCTGGTTCTTACCAAACTTATAGAAATGAACAAGTGGGGAAAGAAAGAAATAGTGATCGGGAGATCGTACGGAAGCCCGATTGCAGCTATGGCCACGGCCCAGCACCCCGAGTGGCAGACCATTTTATAG
- a CDS encoding FAD-linked oxidase C-terminal domain-containing protein has protein sequence MYKKISSPDLEFFESLIGFENVYIDAETLELNSKDETEDLSFMPEVVLVPANTIEISKILKYCNQHIIPVTTRGAGTGLSGGALPVMGGVVLNLKKLNSIIQIDEQNLQAIVEPGVINEALQIAAKEKLLFYPPDPASKGSCSLGGNIAHSSGGPKAVKYGTTKDYVLNLEVVLANGDIINTGANVLKNSTGYNITQLMVGSEGTLGIVTKIVLKLIPLPRYDFLMLACFQNNVDACKNVAKLFQAGLTPSACEFITQRALQTSLTYLGRTFDYPAGSNAFLLIEFDGNHIQTLEAEAMQASEILYTNNCLEIYTFDSADQKENMWKVRRSIGEAAKHNNIYKEEDTVIPRFHLPELLEEIALIETEYHFRTIIYGHAGDGNLHINILKDNLEDAYWQQTIPKAIEKIFAKCFELGGTISGEHGIGHVQRPYFQKFIHPHLIEIYKSIKTSFDPNSILNPSKIWIG, from the coding sequence ATGTATAAAAAAATATCATCGCCAGATTTAGAATTTTTTGAATCCCTAATAGGTTTCGAAAATGTATATATTGACGCAGAAACCTTAGAACTTAATTCGAAAGACGAAACCGAAGATCTTTCTTTTATGCCTGAGGTTGTACTTGTGCCTGCAAATACAATAGAAATAAGCAAGATATTAAAGTATTGTAACCAACACATCATACCTGTTACCACACGAGGAGCTGGTACTGGCCTAAGTGGCGGAGCTTTGCCTGTGATGGGAGGTGTGGTGCTAAACCTTAAAAAGCTGAATAGCATCATACAAATTGATGAGCAAAACCTTCAGGCCATAGTGGAACCAGGGGTTATAAATGAAGCATTACAGATAGCGGCAAAAGAAAAACTGCTCTTCTATCCTCCCGACCCAGCAAGCAAAGGTTCATGTTCGCTTGGTGGAAATATAGCCCACAGCAGCGGCGGCCCCAAGGCTGTAAAATATGGCACCACCAAAGACTACGTGCTCAATTTAGAAGTAGTTTTGGCCAATGGCGATATAATAAATACAGGAGCCAATGTACTCAAAAACTCCACTGGATATAATATAACACAACTGATGGTGGGCAGCGAGGGCACCTTGGGAATTGTAACAAAGATTGTTTTGAAATTAATACCCCTCCCCCGCTATGATTTTTTGATGTTGGCCTGTTTCCAAAACAATGTAGATGCTTGCAAAAATGTGGCGAAGTTATTTCAAGCTGGCCTCACACCTTCTGCTTGCGAGTTTATAACACAAAGGGCTTTACAAACTTCATTAACCTATTTGGGCAGAACCTTCGATTACCCTGCAGGTTCCAATGCTTTCCTATTAATTGAGTTTGATGGGAATCATATTCAAACTTTGGAAGCAGAAGCAATGCAAGCATCCGAAATATTATATACAAATAATTGTTTGGAAATTTATACATTCGATAGTGCCGACCAAAAAGAAAATATGTGGAAGGTACGTCGCAGTATAGGTGAGGCAGCAAAGCACAACAATATATACAAAGAAGAAGACACGGTAATACCACGTTTTCATTTGCCAGAGCTATTGGAAGAAATTGCTTTGATAGAAACTGAATACCATTTTCGAACTATTATATATGGCCATGCTGGCGATGGGAACTTGCACATCAATATATTAAAAGACAATTTGGAGGACGCATACTGGCAACAAACAATTCCCAAAGCTATTGAAAAAATATTCGCCAAATGTTTCGAACTAGGTGGAACAATTTCTGGGGAGCACGGAATAGGACATGTGCAAAGACCCTATTTCCAAAAATTTATTCACCCGCATTTAATTGAAATCTATAAGTCCATTAAAACCTCTTTTGACCCAAATTCAATCTTAAACCCCTCTAAAATATGGATTGGCTAA